In a genomic window of beta proteobacterium MWH-UniP1:
- a CDS encoding peroxiredoxin has protein sequence MPIQVGQAIPNATLYEFFDEETGGCSIGPNAFQVADLVKGKKIVIFGLPGAYTPTCSAKHVPGFVAHFDKLKAKGVDEVWCVSVNDAFVMGAWGRDQGTKGKVRMMGDGNAEFSKAVDLTLDLTARGMGVRSNRYAMIVENGIVKHVAVEAPGQFEVSSAEAVLAKL, from the coding sequence ATGCCTATCCAAGTTGGTCAAGCGATCCCTAACGCGACCCTGTATGAATTCTTCGACGAAGAAACCGGCGGCTGCAGCATTGGCCCCAATGCCTTTCAGGTTGCCGATCTGGTCAAGGGTAAAAAGATTGTGATTTTTGGTCTGCCCGGCGCCTACACGCCGACGTGCTCTGCCAAGCATGTTCCAGGCTTTGTGGCTCACTTTGACAAACTCAAGGCCAAGGGTGTTGATGAAGTCTGGTGTGTCAGCGTGAACGATGCCTTTGTGATGGGCGCCTGGGGCCGGGATCAGGGCACCAAGGGAAAGGTCCGCATGATGGGCGATGGCAACGCCGAGTTTTCCAAGGCCGTGGATCTGACGCTGGATCTGACGGCTCGTGGCATGGGTGTTCGTTCCAATCGTTATGCCATGATTGTTGAAAACGGTATCGTCAAGCATGTCGCCGTTGAGGCCCCCGGCCAGTTCGAGGTCAGCAGTGCCGAGGCCGTGTTGGCGAAGCTCTGA